The Mycolicibacterium mageritense genome contains a region encoding:
- a CDS encoding DUF3800 domain-containing protein: MDRQIASVGADTQRAIQIACDESGSDGENLIEGSSRVFAHGSTDLDSVVASQFINDLRETVKYQGPELKSTKLLQDARRRSALLSMFSPGGPLSGRAKFLVIDKWYMAAAKVIDLVIEEDAYANGIDIYSTGAAYRMAQTLMQEGPRAFGESRWQQLLGAFVSFVRRKQRVGLKTTEAELLQVIDDLRLRNSRRNVTAIMQSLWQGRHHLADYRPDGPIASMGTLEPIVPAIVSTAKAWHQVHHVPIEIVHDRYAALIPLAVKDILAISTARWPNMGISPPITSLQQLDSNTDARVQVADLVAGVGAWAARSALDRTLSDQDAELIRPYLLADSMWADVPSWIQLYGRTLR; this comes from the coding sequence ATGGACAGACAGATCGCATCCGTCGGTGCCGATACTCAACGAGCCATCCAGATCGCCTGTGACGAATCCGGCTCTGACGGAGAGAATCTCATTGAGGGATCCTCAAGAGTCTTCGCTCATGGAAGCACAGATCTTGATTCGGTAGTCGCGTCGCAGTTCATCAATGATCTTCGAGAAACTGTCAAATACCAGGGCCCCGAACTCAAATCAACAAAACTGCTGCAAGATGCGCGGCGACGTTCCGCGCTCCTGAGCATGTTCAGCCCCGGTGGACCGCTGTCAGGCAGGGCGAAGTTTCTGGTAATCGACAAGTGGTACATGGCGGCAGCCAAGGTCATTGACCTGGTCATCGAGGAAGACGCCTACGCGAACGGCATTGACATCTACTCGACTGGCGCGGCCTACAGAATGGCGCAGACCCTGATGCAGGAAGGGCCCCGCGCGTTCGGCGAAAGCCGTTGGCAACAGCTGCTCGGTGCGTTCGTGTCGTTTGTTCGTCGCAAACAGCGGGTGGGACTGAAAACGACCGAAGCTGAGCTTCTTCAGGTGATCGATGATCTTCGACTTCGGAATTCGCGTCGCAATGTAACCGCCATCATGCAAAGCCTGTGGCAGGGTAGGCATCACCTCGCTGACTACAGGCCGGACGGCCCGATCGCCAGCATGGGCACGCTGGAACCGATCGTTCCCGCGATCGTCAGCACGGCCAAAGCCTGGCATCAAGTGCACCACGTCCCGATTGAGATCGTTCACGATCGATACGCTGCGCTGATTCCTCTCGCGGTCAAGGACATACTGGCGATATCCACCGCCAGATGGCCGAACATGGGTATTTCGCCTCCAATCACCTCACTGCAGCAATTGGATTCGAACACCGATGCGCGCGTGCAAGTGGCTGATCTTGTGGCAGGAGTGGGTGCCTGGGCAGCTCGAAGCGCTCTTGACCGAACACTTTCGGATCAGGACGCCGAGCTCATCCGTCCATACTTACTGGCCGATTCAATGTGGGCGGACGTTCCAAGTTGGATCCAGTTGTACGGGCGGACGTTGAGGTGA
- a CDS encoding type II toxin-antitoxin system HicA family toxin, which produces MADPLSLHEVVDTLVEMDLVDLDSDGPWPGDPDDADAYEPDWTQIHPKDSDLGASLDRAPGRPNAYDEIQQRASSGFLVPPPDVLDALAWYTPIHYFGLGSAIYIRETAVFDVAAAIVNRLPEPEREVRENLAGASRAAMSVLYLHEAYHHKIESLAIRFEMVERTRRYLPYSKEVYIPLIQQGSDDVLEEALACAEMYRRFKTESLYRRGVPKLVREATLAMLPEWFQTLPPSYREAARYFSDRKFDRAQRELMSQLHEASADPRRAADEWSLAPHLCRGLFDCQRITHVLVPRGKEPILPWIGHTRALPSVSSRRAIQRLENQGWKVDPGRGKGSHIRLKHAEKQALTIPANRESLSPPVLKSIAHALGVRLMDLEF; this is translated from the coding sequence GTGGCTGACCCGCTCTCACTGCATGAGGTAGTCGACACGCTCGTCGAGATGGACCTCGTGGACCTCGACAGCGACGGCCCGTGGCCTGGCGACCCAGACGACGCCGACGCGTACGAGCCGGACTGGACTCAGATTCACCCAAAAGACTCGGACCTGGGTGCGTCACTTGACCGGGCGCCAGGGCGACCAAACGCCTACGACGAAATCCAACAGCGGGCGAGCAGCGGCTTCCTGGTGCCACCGCCCGATGTGCTGGATGCCCTCGCCTGGTATACACCGATCCACTATTTCGGCCTTGGCTCCGCGATCTACATCCGAGAGACGGCCGTCTTCGACGTTGCCGCCGCAATCGTCAATCGACTGCCCGAGCCCGAACGCGAGGTGCGCGAGAATCTCGCCGGTGCGTCTCGTGCAGCAATGTCGGTGCTCTACCTCCACGAGGCGTACCACCACAAGATCGAATCGCTGGCGATCCGATTCGAAATGGTCGAGCGCACCCGGCGCTACCTCCCCTACTCGAAGGAGGTGTACATCCCACTCATTCAGCAAGGATCTGACGACGTGCTCGAAGAGGCCCTTGCGTGCGCCGAGATGTATCGCCGGTTCAAGACGGAGAGTCTGTACCGCCGAGGCGTTCCCAAGCTGGTGCGTGAAGCGACGCTAGCGATGCTTCCCGAGTGGTTTCAGACCCTTCCGCCAAGCTACCGCGAAGCGGCCCGGTACTTCAGCGATCGAAAGTTCGACCGGGCGCAACGCGAGCTGATGAGCCAACTGCATGAAGCATCTGCGGACCCCAGGCGCGCGGCCGATGAGTGGAGTCTGGCCCCGCACCTCTGCCGTGGCCTGTTCGACTGCCAGCGCATCACCCATGTGCTCGTGCCGAGAGGCAAGGAACCGATCTTGCCGTGGATCGGCCATACGCGTGCGCTCCCCTCCGTAAGCAGCAGAAGAGCCATACAGCGACTTGAGAATCAAGGATGGAAAGTCGATCCTGGCAGAGGAAAGGGCTCACATATACGACTTAAGCATGCCGAGAAGCAAGCACTTACCATCCCTGCGAACCGCGAGTCACTCTCTCCACCCGTACTGAAATCGATCGCGCATGCGTTGGGTGTGCGCCTGATGGATCTCGAATTCTAG
- the drmD gene encoding DISARM system SNF2-like helicase DrmD yields the protein MQQAVDEHGIEWAMRNTCAQLEAKYGISYDTIEYLLHDELPAALPEELLTSGQRNKIRRDFIAATSNTDPTRRDTAAAEVIKRSAEHFGVSEDTIRAVVGIDGDTVRPTPPPGGPPVPVAAPSLPEPGQVVEVRGSTWAVANVQAQGLPLSPADDAAAKLDHVVDLQSLDEDRLGEQLSVIWELEVGKTVTPPQGLPEHINPEGFDDPVTLAGFIDAMRWGAVTSADPNRYQAPFWSGVTVEAYQLEPLRRALTSPRTNLLLADDVGLGKTIEAGLVVQELFLRHRARTAVIVCPPSLALKWQDEMRDKFGLQFVIVNSELMAEVRRTHGLHANPFQLYPRVIVSMAWLPQVRCQRLLRDVYAQAKNPKLGKRFTFDVLIVDEAHHVAPSSPSAIHGGRGYSVDTQRTIAVRQLADTCEHRLFLSATPHNGYPESFTALMEMIDPRRFSRGALLDSTALKDVTVRRLKRDLTGKGFKDREVKILDFTPEDSEQEMFSLLDDIVTRSAKQNGTKPGGDIVTMLLKKRFLSSPFAFGMTINHYRDARAGRGLRADEYDDIFGEGQADEEEGLWEHDEAERLRESKASDPLSAAEPGQLEKLADWGLSYESRPDSRVDRLLTFLDAVCRPDGTHWTNERVVVFTEYAHTLGWLQRVLTQRGYADRLAVIEGATPTEDREYIRSQFTADPTEEPVRVLLATDAAGEGIDLQNHCHRLVNFDIPFNPSRLEQRIGRIDRYGQTETPEVFHFVPDDNSSTYAADANFMARIARKIAQVEVDLGSANQVIGDEIQEHFARRKPAKRKAKGLDGNQVIQEALAGGIELNTRLTELERGYDASRADLHLEPQNLRRVVDTALRINHQLPLEPVGDTDTDAEVFAMPPLSPAWQDTLRGLATRLKPDVLRPITFDPTAAEGRADLVYVHLGHPIVQKAQRLLRRSLWSVDSTLNRATAVVIDDMAESFVAAVTRMVLVGRGGVRLHEEVFLVGVRLRGRRAMAEAKAEHALDHALDGERLTLASRRVRDELCEIWNAADAPLRARLDESMHARADRRHAQVLEQLDKRRAADIQRARDIFSAFRTNLRESLTLLRSKESEAETMLWADEQQKQWRRDIDSMERRLDELDDEEAREIAAIADRYADVKPHTTAAAVVFALTPEDAKGGLR from the coding sequence GTGCAACAAGCGGTCGATGAACACGGCATCGAATGGGCAATGCGCAACACCTGCGCCCAGCTCGAAGCTAAGTACGGCATCTCTTACGACACCATCGAGTACCTGCTCCATGACGAGTTGCCGGCGGCGTTGCCCGAGGAGCTGCTGACTTCGGGTCAGCGGAACAAGATCCGACGGGATTTCATTGCTGCGACCTCCAATACCGACCCCACCCGCAGAGACACCGCCGCAGCCGAGGTGATCAAGCGGTCCGCCGAGCACTTCGGAGTGTCCGAAGACACCATCCGCGCCGTTGTCGGTATCGACGGCGATACTGTTCGGCCAACGCCACCACCCGGAGGACCACCTGTGCCTGTAGCTGCCCCGTCCCTGCCCGAGCCCGGTCAGGTTGTTGAGGTGCGCGGTTCGACGTGGGCGGTCGCCAACGTTCAAGCCCAGGGTCTACCCCTCAGCCCAGCTGACGACGCAGCCGCGAAACTAGATCACGTCGTCGACCTGCAGTCACTCGACGAGGATCGCCTCGGTGAACAGCTGTCGGTGATCTGGGAGCTGGAGGTCGGCAAGACCGTCACCCCGCCGCAGGGCTTGCCCGAGCACATCAACCCAGAGGGCTTCGACGATCCTGTCACCTTGGCCGGCTTCATCGACGCGATGCGCTGGGGCGCGGTCACTTCAGCAGATCCGAACCGCTACCAGGCGCCGTTCTGGTCGGGGGTCACGGTGGAGGCATACCAGCTCGAACCACTGCGTCGGGCGTTGACCAGCCCGCGGACCAACCTGCTTCTGGCCGATGACGTCGGATTGGGCAAGACCATTGAGGCCGGCCTGGTCGTGCAGGAACTGTTCCTGCGGCATCGTGCCCGCACGGCAGTGATCGTGTGCCCGCCAAGCTTGGCGTTGAAGTGGCAGGACGAGATGCGGGACAAGTTCGGCCTGCAGTTCGTCATCGTCAACAGTGAACTGATGGCCGAGGTGCGCCGTACCCACGGCCTGCACGCCAACCCCTTCCAGCTGTATCCACGGGTGATCGTGTCAATGGCGTGGCTGCCGCAGGTGCGCTGCCAGCGCTTGCTGCGCGACGTCTACGCCCAGGCCAAGAACCCCAAGCTGGGCAAGCGGTTCACCTTCGACGTACTTATCGTCGATGAGGCCCACCACGTCGCTCCGTCGAGCCCCTCGGCCATCCACGGCGGACGCGGCTATTCGGTGGACACCCAACGAACCATTGCGGTGCGCCAGCTCGCCGACACGTGCGAGCACCGCCTGTTCTTGAGCGCCACGCCGCACAACGGCTACCCGGAGTCGTTTACCGCGCTCATGGAGATGATCGACCCCCGCCGGTTCTCCCGCGGCGCGCTCCTGGATTCCACCGCGCTCAAGGACGTGACGGTACGCCGCCTCAAGCGTGACCTCACGGGGAAAGGGTTCAAGGACCGCGAGGTCAAGATTCTCGACTTCACGCCCGAGGACAGCGAACAGGAGATGTTCTCGCTTCTCGATGACATCGTCACCCGCAGCGCCAAGCAGAACGGCACCAAACCTGGCGGTGACATCGTCACGATGCTGCTCAAGAAGCGGTTCCTGTCCAGCCCGTTCGCCTTCGGGATGACGATCAACCACTACCGCGACGCGCGCGCCGGACGGGGGTTACGCGCAGACGAGTACGACGACATCTTCGGAGAAGGCCAGGCCGACGAGGAAGAAGGTCTCTGGGAGCACGACGAGGCCGAGCGACTGCGCGAGTCCAAGGCCTCCGATCCACTCAGCGCCGCCGAACCCGGTCAGCTGGAGAAACTCGCCGACTGGGGCTTGAGTTACGAAAGTCGGCCCGACTCGCGCGTAGACCGACTGCTCACCTTTCTCGACGCGGTTTGCCGGCCCGACGGCACCCACTGGACCAATGAGCGGGTCGTGGTGTTCACCGAATACGCCCACACGCTCGGCTGGCTGCAACGAGTACTCACTCAGCGCGGCTACGCCGACCGGCTGGCCGTCATCGAGGGTGCAACCCCTACCGAGGACCGCGAGTACATCCGGTCGCAGTTCACTGCCGACCCGACCGAGGAACCAGTGCGGGTGCTGCTGGCCACCGATGCCGCTGGCGAGGGCATCGATCTGCAGAACCACTGCCACCGGTTGGTGAACTTCGACATCCCCTTCAACCCGTCGAGACTCGAACAGCGAATTGGCCGCATAGACCGTTACGGGCAGACCGAAACACCCGAGGTGTTTCACTTCGTACCCGACGACAACTCCTCCACCTACGCCGCCGACGCGAATTTCATGGCCCGCATCGCTCGCAAGATTGCCCAGGTCGAGGTGGACCTGGGATCTGCCAACCAGGTGATCGGTGACGAGATCCAGGAGCATTTTGCCCGCCGAAAACCCGCCAAACGCAAAGCCAAGGGCCTCGACGGCAATCAGGTGATCCAGGAAGCCTTGGCCGGCGGCATCGAACTCAACACCCGCCTCACCGAGCTGGAACGTGGCTACGACGCCTCACGTGCAGATCTGCACCTGGAACCGCAGAACCTGCGCCGCGTGGTCGACACCGCGCTTCGGATCAACCACCAGCTTCCGCTGGAACCGGTCGGCGACACCGACACCGACGCCGAGGTGTTCGCGATGCCACCGTTGAGCCCCGCCTGGCAGGACACCCTCAGAGGCTTAGCTACCCGGCTGAAACCTGATGTGCTGCGCCCGATTACATTCGATCCGACCGCGGCTGAAGGACGCGCCGACCTGGTGTACGTCCACCTGGGACATCCGATCGTGCAGAAAGCGCAACGTCTACTGCGCCGTTCGCTGTGGAGTGTGGATTCCACCCTGAACAGAGCTACCGCGGTGGTGATCGACGATATGGCTGAATCGTTCGTCGCGGCAGTGACCCGCATGGTGCTCGTCGGTCGCGGTGGAGTGCGGCTGCACGAGGAGGTCTTTCTTGTTGGCGTTCGCCTACGAGGCCGCCGTGCGATGGCCGAGGCGAAGGCCGAACACGCCCTTGATCATGCCCTGGACGGGGAGCGTCTGACGCTGGCCAGCCGCCGGGTCCGCGACGAGCTTTGTGAGATCTGGAATGCGGCGGACGCGCCGCTGCGCGCTCGGCTGGACGAGTCTATGCACGCTCGCGCCGACCGACGACACGCCCAGGTGCTGGAGCAGCTGGACAAACGCCGGGCCGCCGACATCCAGCGGGCGCGTGACATCTTCTCGGCATTCCGGACCAACCTGCGGGAATCACTAACTCTGTTGCGTAGCAAGGAATCCGAAGCTGAGACGATGTTGTGGGCCGACGAGCAGCAGAAGCAATGGCGCCGCGACATCGACTCGATGGAGCGTCGTCTCGACGAACTCGACGACGAGGAGGCCCGCGAGATCGCGGCTATCGCCGACCGCTACGCCGACGTCAAACCCCACACCACCGCTGCCGCTGTGGTGTTCGCCCTCACTCCTGAGGATGCGAAAGGAGGGTTGCGCTGA
- a CDS encoding Eco57I restriction-modification methylase domain-containing protein, producing the protein MAPRTPRQRSTPSASELHRAWLELVDTDGPFLAIAPLKRVWPQGMPALDNTCKEALLNARKDFEAAWETADRVIGDAGTTDDAYRIARDKWVETVLRDVVGWAESLSWGPVAGVTAQSPNRAVTVGVEAALLNPDGDIGALVSVIDPVDSLRQVPSDLWAATPVDRMEALLRNNDIPIGIVTDGRWWALVCARTGAMTASGIVDALTWVEEPRTRDAFLTLTSRQHIIGGKEDERLPMLFEESVAAAEEITEALGAQVRRAVELLIQSFSESARDAQQRGEPDPLPADTHQSYEAAVTIMMRIVFLLFAEERGLLPSGELFEQGYGISRELDRLQAREAEESEEALDATSLTWHRLLATSQALYGGASFENMRVPAYGGSLFDPDRFPFLTALTAHGTLAISVSDRVMLHALRSVQQAVLKGSEVRRISFRDIDVEQIGYIYEGLLGYTAVTVGETYLGLQGTRGEEPEISLPELERLAAANTAPKKLAEAVRAHIERDQPSAKPKSAAAIAKDIGAQTEPSVISALAQAVGDDTDLRERVLPWLGIMRQDLRGRPFVVLNGGLMVKETPSRKNAGAHYTPKSLAREVVLHALQPLCYSPGPYQTADESQWRLKSSDDLLGLKVADIACGSGAFLVSAASYLADRVVEAWTAEDPANAHRSDLHRRAIREVVANCLYGADINDMAVEMCKLSLWLVSLDRDLPFSFVDDKIFLGNSLLGITSLDQLRKLHIDPSRVPAGEMFDIFDVDIDAIIHKAAELRRKLASEIDENDPARNSAAKRRQLTQLRDVTAELRKVADGIVAAGLPLGGKPGRIRDEAYENLRIAVKAAHPESGEADSTMLDSIIDVGLTPTVATDYRRWQPNHWIIEAPDVMVARGGFDAIIGNPPFLGGKKISGAMGSDVREWLVNVVANGATGNADQVAYFFLRAQSLLALCGTVGLIATNTIAQGDTRGVGLDQMVACGFTITRAVQSQPWPVASAALEYAGVWGSIGRVRDEVPRISDGAPVKRISALLEPSGRVEGNPVRLDANVNLAFQGCVVVGLGFVVEPGEAQEWIDMDLCNAEVLFPYLNGEDLNSRPDCSASRWVIDFNDASLAVASQWKIPFQRVESLVYPERQKVNRKAHRERWWQYGDKRPALRKAIADLDEVLAIARISKTAMPVRVPTHQVFNEKVVVFATDSYALQAVLSSSLHQTWSIKYGTTLRTDLQYTPSDVFETYPRPVPTGRLKQIGGALDGERRQIMLRRDLGLTKLYNLINDPSITDSSDPNVARMRAIHVELDEAVMDAYDWSDIQLGHGFHTYRQMQRWTVSPAARVEILDRLLEENHRRAAEEAKLTPQTKSKGRRGKSAPDEQGTLL; encoded by the coding sequence ATGGCGCCCCGCACACCCCGGCAACGTTCAACACCGAGTGCTTCAGAACTGCACCGCGCGTGGCTCGAACTCGTCGACACCGATGGCCCATTCCTGGCCATCGCCCCGCTCAAGCGGGTTTGGCCTCAGGGCATGCCAGCTTTGGATAACACTTGCAAAGAGGCACTGCTCAACGCCCGCAAGGACTTCGAAGCCGCATGGGAGACGGCAGACCGAGTTATCGGCGACGCCGGCACGACCGATGACGCGTACCGCATCGCCCGCGACAAATGGGTCGAAACCGTATTGCGCGATGTCGTCGGCTGGGCTGAATCCCTGTCCTGGGGACCCGTCGCCGGCGTCACCGCTCAGTCACCCAACCGTGCCGTCACCGTCGGCGTCGAGGCAGCCCTGCTGAACCCCGACGGCGATATCGGCGCCCTGGTGTCGGTGATCGACCCTGTCGACTCGTTGCGTCAGGTCCCCAGTGACCTGTGGGCGGCCACTCCGGTGGACCGAATGGAAGCGCTTTTGCGCAACAACGACATTCCGATCGGCATCGTCACCGACGGACGCTGGTGGGCGCTGGTGTGCGCACGCACGGGCGCCATGACCGCCTCCGGAATCGTCGACGCGCTCACCTGGGTGGAGGAACCGCGCACCCGCGACGCGTTCCTGACACTGACCTCGCGTCAGCACATCATCGGCGGCAAGGAAGACGAGCGGCTACCGATGCTGTTCGAAGAATCCGTGGCTGCCGCCGAAGAAATCACCGAAGCCCTCGGCGCGCAGGTGCGACGCGCGGTCGAGCTGCTCATCCAGTCGTTCTCCGAATCGGCACGCGACGCTCAACAACGCGGCGAGCCCGATCCGCTACCCGCCGACACCCACCAAAGCTATGAAGCTGCGGTGACGATCATGATGAGGATCGTGTTCCTACTGTTCGCCGAAGAACGCGGACTGCTGCCGTCGGGGGAGTTGTTCGAGCAAGGGTACGGCATTTCGCGCGAACTGGACCGGCTGCAAGCACGCGAGGCTGAGGAAAGCGAGGAGGCCCTCGATGCCACCTCGCTGACGTGGCATCGATTGCTCGCTACGAGTCAGGCGCTCTACGGTGGTGCGTCCTTCGAGAACATGCGGGTACCCGCCTACGGTGGTTCTCTCTTTGACCCCGACCGATTCCCGTTCCTGACCGCACTCACCGCGCACGGAACCTTGGCCATCTCAGTATCCGACCGAGTGATGCTGCACGCACTGCGGTCGGTCCAGCAGGCAGTCCTCAAAGGTAGCGAGGTACGCCGGATTTCTTTCCGCGACATCGACGTCGAGCAGATCGGGTACATCTACGAAGGCCTGCTGGGCTACACCGCCGTCACAGTCGGTGAGACCTATCTCGGCCTGCAAGGTACCCGCGGCGAAGAACCGGAGATCTCGCTGCCTGAGCTGGAACGGCTTGCAGCGGCTAACACTGCGCCGAAAAAGTTGGCCGAGGCAGTCCGCGCACACATCGAACGCGATCAACCCTCGGCCAAACCCAAGTCGGCTGCCGCAATCGCCAAGGACATTGGCGCCCAGACAGAACCGAGTGTGATCAGCGCCTTGGCTCAGGCGGTCGGCGACGACACCGATTTACGTGAACGCGTGTTGCCGTGGCTGGGCATCATGCGGCAGGACCTCCGAGGCCGACCATTCGTGGTACTCAATGGCGGGCTGATGGTCAAGGAAACGCCGTCCCGCAAGAACGCCGGCGCGCACTATACCCCCAAGTCGCTCGCCCGAGAGGTAGTCCTGCACGCGCTGCAGCCGCTGTGTTACTCACCCGGTCCATATCAGACTGCTGACGAATCTCAGTGGCGGCTCAAGTCTTCCGATGACTTGCTAGGTTTGAAGGTCGCTGACATCGCCTGCGGCTCAGGTGCGTTCCTTGTTTCAGCGGCTAGCTATCTGGCCGACCGGGTGGTGGAAGCGTGGACCGCTGAGGATCCCGCCAACGCCCACCGCAGTGATCTGCACCGCCGCGCAATCCGCGAGGTCGTCGCGAACTGTCTCTACGGCGCCGACATCAATGACATGGCCGTCGAGATGTGTAAGCTCTCGCTCTGGCTCGTATCGCTGGACCGCGACCTACCCTTCTCCTTCGTCGACGACAAGATCTTCCTCGGCAACTCACTGCTCGGCATCACCAGCCTGGACCAGCTCCGCAAGCTGCATATTGATCCCTCGCGCGTCCCGGCAGGGGAGATGTTCGACATCTTCGATGTTGATATCGACGCAATCATCCACAAGGCGGCGGAACTTCGACGAAAGCTTGCGTCCGAGATCGACGAGAACGATCCAGCCCGCAACAGTGCGGCAAAACGCCGCCAACTGACCCAATTGCGCGACGTGACAGCTGAATTGCGCAAGGTCGCCGACGGAATCGTCGCAGCCGGGTTGCCGCTCGGCGGGAAACCGGGCCGGATCCGCGACGAGGCATACGAAAATCTGCGCATCGCTGTTAAAGCTGCCCACCCCGAATCAGGTGAGGCTGATTCCACCATGCTCGACTCGATCATCGACGTTGGTCTCACTCCGACCGTTGCGACCGACTACCGACGTTGGCAGCCAAATCACTGGATCATCGAAGCGCCCGATGTGATGGTGGCGCGCGGCGGCTTCGACGCCATCATCGGCAACCCACCCTTCCTTGGTGGGAAGAAGATTTCTGGCGCAATGGGCTCAGATGTTCGTGAATGGCTCGTAAACGTGGTTGCTAACGGAGCCACTGGCAATGCCGACCAGGTCGCGTACTTCTTTCTGCGTGCACAATCGTTGCTCGCCCTTTGCGGGACTGTTGGGCTTATTGCCACGAACACAATCGCGCAGGGCGACACTCGGGGGGTCGGGCTCGACCAGATGGTGGCATGTGGGTTCACCATCACCCGTGCAGTCCAGAGCCAGCCATGGCCAGTAGCAAGCGCCGCCCTTGAGTACGCCGGGGTGTGGGGTTCCATCGGGCGGGTCAGAGACGAGGTGCCGCGTATCAGTGACGGCGCACCGGTTAAACGGATATCCGCTCTTCTCGAGCCCAGTGGCCGGGTCGAAGGCAACCCTGTTCGGCTTGATGCAAATGTCAATCTGGCGTTTCAAGGCTGCGTTGTTGTCGGACTGGGCTTCGTCGTTGAACCTGGGGAAGCGCAGGAATGGATTGACATGGATCTGTGTAACGCAGAAGTGCTCTTCCCCTACCTAAACGGTGAGGATCTTAACTCCCGTCCTGATTGCTCTGCGTCCCGTTGGGTGATCGACTTCAACGACGCATCACTGGCGGTGGCGTCACAATGGAAGATTCCGTTCCAACGCGTTGAGTCCCTCGTCTATCCTGAGCGCCAGAAGGTGAATAGGAAGGCCCACCGAGAACGGTGGTGGCAGTACGGCGATAAGCGGCCCGCGTTGCGAAAGGCGATTGCTGACCTCGACGAGGTACTCGCGATCGCGCGGATCAGCAAAACGGCAATGCCGGTGCGCGTTCCGACACACCAAGTCTTCAACGAAAAGGTCGTGGTGTTTGCGACCGATTCATATGCACTGCAGGCCGTGCTCTCATCGTCGCTTCACCAAACATGGTCTATCAAGTACGGGACCACGCTGCGAACGGACCTCCAGTACACGCCTTCGGATGTGTTCGAAACGTATCCACGGCCAGTGCCGACTGGTCGGCTCAAACAGATCGGTGGCGCGCTTGACGGAGAGCGCCGTCAGATCATGCTTCGCCGCGATCTCGGCTTGACCAAGCTCTACAACCTCATCAACGATCCAAGTATCACCGACAGTTCTGACCCGAATGTCGCGCGAATGCGCGCTATTCACGTCGAGCTCGACGAAGCGGTGATGGACGCGTATGACTGGTCCGACATTCAGCTCGGCCACGGCTTCCATACCTATCGGCAGATGCAGCGCTGGACGGTTAGCCCCGCGGCACGGGTGGAGATTCTCGATCGGTTGTTGGAAGAAAACCACCGCCGGGCCGCCGAGGAAGCAAAGCTGACACCGCAAACGAAAAGCAAAGGCCGTCGCGGCAAGAGCGCACCAGATGAGCAAGGGACACTGCTGTAA